From the genome of Saccharomyces paradoxus strain CBS432 chromosome XII sequence:
AATTACAGGCAGCAATTGATTCCGTTGTTCCTTATGCTCCAAGAATCCCAACAGAACgttttttatatatgcaattttttcatttttctcgGAGTCTAACTCTAATGGACTTGATGATCGTATATTCTCTAATTTGGTCAAATTAGAATTACTGGCTGATGAGGAATTAATATTCGCGTTCGCTAGAGAACCGAGAGAACCAGACCTACTAACCCTTCCTGAATTTTCGCTGTGgtgtctttcttttatggCGTTCAATTGGGAGGACAAAGAACGATAATTCTTTAACAGTCGatcaaatttcttgttaagttcattattcaaattcaaaagtttctcATTGGTCGATTGTAATTCagaattcttttcatcagCCTTAGACAATGTAAGTTTTAAATTAGATGTGATCTGTTCCAACTGGTCGGAATCATCCGAAGTGGCTTGAGTTTTGCGTTTGATGTCATTATTAGCATGGTTCAATGCCTCAACTTCTGATTTTAGTTCCTTTTCACGAAGCTTTAAAGCGTGTATTTCTGATTTCAACTCGGCAGCTGTATGCTTCCATTCTTGTACTTCACTGGCCTTCCTGGATGTTTGCAAGTTTAATTCTGCTTCCAGTTTACTTTTTTCGTCCGTCAGATAGGCTAATTTATTCTCCAACTCCTTTTGTTTACTCGAATCATCAACTTGACTGTCCGAGACTAATCTTCTCAAAGTGTTGGCTTCCCTGGTTTTGTCTTGGACAATATTGGCATACTCATTCAGCTCATCCTCtaaagataaaattttcttcgtAGATTCCTTCAACTTAACATTTAATTCCTCACATTGTCTTTTGATAGAATCGATGTGCTCATTTGAATTACTCTTCACATTTTGCAAGgtattgtatttttcttgcaagATATTCAATCTTTCCGATAAtttaccattttctttcaaatatgCTTCGTAGGAATTACTGTTCTTTGCGATATCATTATGCAATGtttcgttttccttttttagtAAGTCTAGTCTGTTAGAAATTTTAGCGTGGTCGCTTCTCAGTTGCTCTGTTGATTTTTCGGCCGCATCCTTTTGCTCACTAAATTGTTTAACCTGTTCCTCCAAGTAACCCAcagttttttccttttgtttgTAAGAGGTTCTTAAGGAAGCAAGTTCCTTTGTTATGTTTGATTTTTCGGATGTAAGTTGAGATATCTCCTCATTCAATTTGGCTACCTTGTTCTTCAATGTAGTTTgctctttctctttttcgGTACATAAATTATTCAGATGCTCTACTTTCTTACTCAATGATTCTATcctatttttcaattcagtATTTTTAGCTTCATAGGCCTCAATCATTGTTGCATTTTTATGGCGTAAATCATCAAGTTCCAGCTTAACGGCTTTTACCTCTTCATTCTGTTTACTCGAAGATTCTTTTATCTCATCTTTTGCATCCACAAGCTCATTGCCTACAGTCCTCAGCATGTCTCTTACCTCTTCTAACtccaaattcttttctttcagtaACTTTTTGGTTTCGATCAACTCAAAGTTGAGGGTTTCCTGTTCCTTTGCCGATTTTTCGAGCCGTGagttttccaattctttaACATTCTTTAGTTCTGTTTCTACTTCCTCATACTTATGTTTCCAGTCTTCACAATCTTtatgtttttcttgtaagGCTTCCATATTTTCCTTAAGTTTATCATATTCCTCGGTATTGATTAAATTATCGACCGTTTCCTCCTCACTGACATCACCTACAGTCACATTTCccttgtttttcttccccttgtttctattctttttccttctgtTATTGTTCCCTACATTTTGATTAGATATCATGGCCTTCGGTGGctctttcattttcttttccaatacACTTATCTTCCGCTCCTTCtctttcaagaaaatatctAGCTCTGCCAACTTCGAGGACTTCTCCTCgattatattattatttgatgCCAAATTCTGCTCCAATTCAGTTATCTTCATTTGACTGTCCTTAAGGGAATGTTCCTTGATACCCAATTCCTCTTTTAATTCGGATATAGAAATTTCCTCTTTCTGCTTTTTTGCCTCCCTTTCTTCCTTTAGCATATTTTCCAGTTCAGCTATTTTTTCCCTCAAACCTGAAACGGTGtcattcttttccttctgtAAAGTATCCATTTCTATGTCCAAAGCTtgcattttatttttaagactatcaatttcatttttataatCTTGCTCTTTTCTCAAGAATTCCTCTTCCTTGCCTTTTAGAGTTTCACTAGAGGTGCTCTCCGGCACCACTTCTGAATTCTCCTTAGTTAATCTCTTGATCTCGTCATTCAATAGgttatttttgttgtttaaatcttggaaaaaaGCTGGCAACGTATCCACTGCATCATCAATATTCGATATGGGTGTATTTTCCGCTAAAATCTTTTCGACAGCCTCAAACTTCTCCGATTTtaatttctcatttttGTAAGCGGAAAGTAGCAAAGGATATTTCTGTTCATACTTCTCAAACTTTCTTAGTTTAGCTTGTACTTCTTTTGGTAAGCCACTTTTATCGTCTTCAATTTGTTGTTCCGACGAGGTAGGGTTCATGTCATCGGCTAAACCCTTGGCCAATTCATCAGTAAGGTTCTTACCAATTTGTGACAGCTGTTTAAACATTGAATTAGCAAACGTTAGCTCAAATTATGATCACCACAGATCCAACTTCATTTTGTTCGCTGCCTGACATTCCTACTACATTTGACTCTCTTCTATTACTTGATCTGAAAAATCAGAACTATATCAAATGCGGGTAATGATATTCAGTAAAATCACTGTTTCTTTCATATTTTCCGGTGAGTATCCTCTAATTCACGTTTCAAAATCCTGGATCAATAACTTAACTGGgtgtaaaaaatatatataaagatatatatatatataaaaacatacatatatataaaaagaactttaccaaaaaagaactgCAAATGAGGCATACTCTTAAATCTTCggaaacgaaaaaaacTCCACCTGTAGAGTTAAACATAGTCACgaagaatataaaaaaaaagccgTCATCTTGAATTATGGAGGTGTAACAATTAATATAAAGTGAACGTTCTTTTTGTTTAGCGAACTGAATAAGCTTTTATCGAAATAATCTGGAAGGAGGCTTCTTCTTACCTAGTTTCAAGAAGTTAccatttttatcatctgTAAATTCACTTAGGAACTTTGCAGTTTTCGTACCACTGGCGGAAGAAGAATGCGCGCTACCTTTAGTGTTTGCTGATCTAGGTTCCACTTGCAGTGATAGTTGATACTGCTTCTCGATGTGGGGGACATTTTCCAAGGATGCTTCTATAACGGTCTGAATATCATCCAATCGTTTCAGTTTGTAATGGAATCTCTTGAAGCTAATGATCTCTTCTACAATATTTGCAATTTTAGTCCTCTTGCTGAAGTTTATTATGTTCGTTGAATTGTGAAGAAAATCAGGGTTTCCAACATACGTAAATGTTAAATCGGATAGATATACGCCAAAAAAGGGAACACACGCGACGTCCGTCACCGATCTCAATAGCTCCCTATACTTCACAAAATTTCTCTTGGAATCCATGAGGTTGTTTAGGTTCTTCAGAAGGTCTTTTGATTCAGTGGAGACTAGGTCCCATGTCTTTTTCAGCCGGTAGATTGGGGAGGAATACAAAGCAGACACGATGGCAgtcattgaagaaaaattattcaattcTTTACAATGCTGGGCAACAGTAACAAAATATTGCGTTAATTTCGAACGTGTCTTGACGTCTGTCTGTTTCACAATCGTATGAGAAACAAAGTTAGTCAGCGTATTAGCATTTGCTATAAATTTCGTAATGTTCGGAGAACCGCCCATATTACAATACTTGGTACCCCATGCTCTATCCAAGCATTCGAACATAGTGATCCTAAGGTATAAGTCATGTTCAAGTACAGTCAATTGTGTGGCATATGTGTATGGGTCAATGTCCAATAgctttaattttttcaatctgaAGAATGCTGACGAGGCGGAAGACGGtaaagaagacgaagacaTGTGTATCGGTGATTTATTCTCACGTTTAGTTGTTGGCACAACTACTGATACCGAATCTTGCTGCTTAGGGTCCattgtttctttctcattttcatttatcaatttttcatttatctTTTGCAAAAGATCCTCTGCCCCCGGTATTTTCTCAGATACAACCATCTTGgcaaaatttaaaatcaaTGGTATACCAGGCTCataataatttcttgtCCAATACTGCGTCAAGAATGTTCTCATAATGTTGACCACACGGCATTTAATCgggtttgattttttttctatccAAATGTTATAATCGTCGTAACTCAACCCTTCCGGAGGATATAAATTATATCTGTAAATCAGGGCATAAAAAAACTCTCTTGCCGTTAATATACTTCTAAAAGTTATTAGCATTGTGACGTTGAAAGCTGCATCTACAAGTTCATGACTGGTTAAATGCTCAATTAATGCCTCTTTTGTCCCACCACGAATTTTTCCTCTTGAATCATACACAAGACTGCTTTCATAATCTGAAGTTAAGAACCATGGAAGGTTTTTCTCTATGTTCGCAGCTTTGCGTTCGATATATTCCTCAGATCCTAATTCGTCATCGATGACagcttcatcattttctgaATCTTCATCACTATAATCCTCGGAATAAATATCaaaccatttttcttgctcGCCTTTCAGTAGTTCTGCAGTCAGGttgttcttcatcattcttGCTGCGTAGTTCAGCAAATTTTCCCTTTCTTCAATCAACTGATCAACAATAATGCATGCAAGATTAGAAATCTCAACATACTTTTCACAAGCATCCTTAAAATCGTCAGAGttgtttaaaaattcaaggTTATTAAACTCCACATCTTGACTCACCAATACATGGAATAAAGAGAGCGCCAATtgatcattttttttatggaAGGGGCCCTTGACCAAAGGTGTATTTGCGATATTCTTAAAAGGTTCATGGTGTCCGACAGGTAAATTGGACCTCATGGAGGAAAACAAG
Proteins encoded in this window:
- the IMH1 gene encoding Imh1p (Protein involved in vesicular transport~similar to YLR309C), translating into MFKQLSQIGKNLTDELAKGLADDMNPTSSEQQIEDDKSGLPKEVQAKLRKFEKYEQKYPLLLSAYKNEKLKSEKFEAVEKILAENTPISNIDDAVDTLPAFFQDLNNKNNLLNDEIKRLTKENSEVVPESTSSETLKGKEEEFLRKEQDYKNEIDSLKNKMQALDIEMDTLQKEKNDTVSGLREKIAELENMLKEEREAKKQKEEISISELKEELGIKEHSLKDSQMKITELEQNLASNNNIIEEKSSKLAELDIFLKEKERKISVLEKKMKEPPKAMISNQNVGNNNRRKKNRNKGKKNKGNVTVGDVSEEETVDNLINTEEYDKLKENMEALQEKHKDCEDWKHKYEEVETELKNVKELENSRLEKSAKEQETLNFELIETKKLLKEKNLELEEVRDMLRTVGNELVDAKDEIKESSSKQNEEVKAVKLELDDLRHKNATMIEAYEAKNTELKNRIESLSKKVEHLNNLCTEKEKEQTTLKNKVAKLNEEISQLTSEKSNITKELASLRTSYKQKEKTVGYLEEQVKQFSEQKDAAEKSTEQLRSDHAKISNRLDLLKKENETLHNDIAKNSNSYEAYLKENGKLSERLNILQEKYNTLQNVKSNSNEHIDSIKRQCEELNVKLKESTKKILSLEDELNEYANIVQDKTREANTLRRLVSDSQVDDSSKQKELENKLAYLTDEKSKLEAELNLQTSRKASEVQEWKHTAAELKSEIHALKLREKELKSEVEALNHANNDIKRKTQATSDDSDQLEQITSNLKLTLSKADEKNSELQSTNEKLLNLNNELNKKFDRLLKNYRSLSSQLNAIKERHHSENSGRVSRSGSLGSLANANINSSSASNSNLTKLENIRSSSPLELDSEKNEKIAYIKNVLLGFLEHKEQRNQLLPVISMLLQLDSTDEKRLVMSLK